GACCTGGCCAACTGGATGGTGCCGGGAAAGATGGTCAAGGGCATGGGCGGGGCCATGGACCTGGTCTTCGGCGCGAAACGCGTCATTGTGATGATGGAGCACCTGGACCGGGCCGGCCGGCCCAAGATCGTGGCCGAGTGCTCCCTGCCGCTGACCGGAAAGGGATGCGTGGACCTGATCGTCACGGACCTGGCCGTCATCGAGGTGGGACCGGAGGGGCTGGTGCTGCGCGAAACGGCGCCCGGTGTCACCGTGGAAGAGGTCCTGGCCGGAACAGGTGCTCCGCTGGAGGTGTCCCTTGACGTATGAGGAGCCGGACGCCGGCACCGAGAAGACGGCCATGGCGCCCCGGGTGGTTGAGCAGCGCGGCCTCTGGTACGGGGAATTCGAGCCGGGAACGGTGTACCGGCACCGGCCCGGCCGCACGGTCACCGAAGCGGACAATGTCCTGTTCACCACCCTGACCATGAACACCCAGGGCCTGCACCTGGACGCCGCCTACAGCCAGGGGCAGCCGTTCGGGCAGCGGCTGGTGAACTCCATGTTCACCCTGGCCACGATGGTGGGACAGTCGGTCGCGCAGCTGACGCAGGGCACCCTGGTGGCGCAGCTGGGGCTGGGGGA
This Arthrobacter sp. zg-Y20 DNA region includes the following protein-coding sequences:
- a CDS encoding MaoC family dehydratase, yielding MAPRVVEQRGLWYGEFEPGTVYRHRPGRTVTEADNVLFTTLTMNTQGLHLDAAYSQGQPFGQRLVNSMFTLATMVGQSVAQLTQGTLVAQLGLGEISFPHPLFQGDTLYTETEVLDMRLSSSRPGQGIVTLAHTGRNQNGDVVGRCTRTALMWTADGYAAQEQAAATR